From the genome of Ptychodera flava strain L36383 chromosome 22, AS_Pfla_20210202, whole genome shotgun sequence, one region includes:
- the LOC139123269 gene encoding acetylcholine receptor subunit alpha-1-B-like, whose translation MATVNQMLHTYTMWAFLLLMIGGTATSTQANISAQQRLMGDLMQYYNRILRPVFNASTVTTLVYGLALMQVIDVDEKNLRISLSVWLRQEWTDEFLRWNPADYDGIEVIRWPASLIWTPDIVLYNNVNDDFPEPVPTNALIHYDGSINWNVPMIFKCYCNIISLDYPFDNQKCDIVFGSWTYDIKEIDLHGKGDSADLSVYLESGEWILNGAPVRREVKHFNCCDVSYVRLIMTVDITRKPMYFLLNMLLPNVIIAFITVWGFFLPPGSGERTSLFITTFLSLIVFQQLVVNSIPPTSDHTPLISRYLTLLTLMVGLSCCLTIIVLHLYHHSAHVRPVPDWLFNLTQYYLSPCLCMGRQNKRSKSNNDVKSSVDSQSYRTNRKICWRKRSYNIRREENYSGPGSDNEERVDEQPKLPKSPAKEKLDAILECIEYLCSIQSTKQKKNESLKDWVLVTSVIDRIILIIVILLLATSTVAFLSR comes from the exons ATGGCGACCGTCAATCAGATGCTCCATACGTACACAATGTGGGCATTCCTGCTGCTAATGATTGGAGGCACAG CAACGTCTACGCAGGCAAATATCAGCGCTCAACAAAGACTGATGGGAGATTTGATGCAATACTACAACAGAATCCTTCGCCCAGTTTTCAACGCCTCAACCGTCACAACGCTTGTCTATGGGCTGGCTCTAATGCAAGTTATTGACGTG GATGAAAAAAACTTGCGGATATCACTGTCGGTGTGGTTACGACAG GAGTGGACAGATGAGTTTTTGCGATGGAATCCTGCCGACTATGACGGTATTGAAGTGATTCGATGGCCGGCTTCTTTAATATGGACACCAGACATTGTACTTTACAACAA CGTGAATGACGACTTTCCTGAGCCGGTGCCAACCAATGCCTTGATCCACTACGACGGAAGCATAAACTGGAACGTACCGATGATCTTCAAGTGTTACTGCAATATCATCTCACTAGATTACCCCTTTGATAATCAGAAATGCGATATAGTATTTGGATCGTGGACATACGATATAAAGGAGATTGACCTTCACGGAAAAGGGGACAGCGCTGATCTGTCAGTGTATCTGGAAAGCGGCGAGTGGATACTGAACGGAGCACCTGTGAGACGGGAAGTGAAACATTTCAATTGTTGCGATGTATCTTACGTCCGACTTATTATGACCGTGGATATCACGAGGAAACCGATGTACTTCCTGCTCAACATGCTTTTACCGAACGTAATTATTGCCTTCATCACGGTTTGGGGGTTCTTCCTTCCCCCTGGATCCGGCGAACGTACATCTCTCTTTATAACCACGTTCTTGTCCCTCATCGTCTTTCAACAACTTGTGGTGAACTCGATTCCCCCAACTTCAGACCATACTCCACTTATAA GTCGATATTTAACTCTTCTTACATTAATGGTTGGCTTGTCATGCTGCCTGACTATAATAGTTCTACACCTGTATCACCACAGCGCACACGTCAGACCTGTTCCTGATTGGCTGTTCAATCTGACACAATACTACCTGTCGCCATGCCTGTGCATGGGTAGACAGAACAAGAGGAGCAAGAGTAACAACGATGTGAAAAGCAGTGTGGACTCTCAGAGTTACCGAACGAATCGAAAGATATGTTGGCGCAAGCGATCGTATAATATACGAAGAGAGGAAAATTATTCAGGTCCGGGGTCCGATAACGAAGAAAGGGTTGATGAACAACCCAAATTACCGAAATCTCCCGCAAAGGAAAAATTAGATGCTATATTGGAGTGCATCGAATACCTTTGTTCGATACAGTCaaccaaacaaaagaaaaatgagTCTTTAAAAGACTGGGTGCTGGTTACTAGTGTGATTGATCGTATCATATTGATAATTGTAATCCTTCTTCTTGCCACATCGACTGTCGCATTTCTGTCAAGGTAG
- the LOC139122401 gene encoding neuronal acetylcholine receptor subunit alpha-7-like has product MRNNLIYDRVYFVHKLKMNSLHDIVLYFHNKEWRDEFLSWNASDYDGIETIRLPVSLIWTPDIKLYNLATEDKSTLVPTNAIINSNGRINWNSPAIYVCRCIIQIKNYPFDRQKCEMVFGSWVYDVSEIDLHKKGDNVDTSIYLENEEWSLNEVALTTEMKHYNCCDIPYGLLIMTLDISRKPLHVIFCLVVPNFLFVSITICSFYMPPQSRERTTLVMANFLALLFLQQVVVNTIPRKGDHWPTFSKFFAASFICVGLSCCLTMWILRMHHHSTNIKAVPDWLFNLTQCYIAPIICMGRNDKRCSAQPDLFEWNLSISSDERSTGKLDMITEIKGTYVLHGKDDDISEDTMSNEGREQQNVPEKPADEKLNKIVEELEYLRSRVENQQRREEIVHDWKLVLAVIDRTFMIFLIGCFLSTLSLSLC; this is encoded by the exons ATGAGAAATAATCTTATATATGATAGAgtatattttgttcataaactGAAAATGAACTCACTCCATGATATCGTTCTATATTTCCATAACAAGGAATGGAGAGATGAGTTTTTGAGCTGGAATGCATCTGATTATGATGGTATAGAGACTATACGATTACCAGTTTCTTTAATATGGACTCCAGATATCAAACTATACAACCT TGCAACTGAAGACAAGTCTACGCTCGTTCCAACCAATGCCATTATCAACTCTAATGGCAGAATTAACTGGAATTCCCCGGCGATATACGTGTGCCGCTGCATAATTCAGATAAAAAACTACCCTTTCGACAGACAGAAATGTGAAATGGTATTCGGTTCTTGGGTGTATGATGTATCAGAAATCGACCTCCATAAAAAGGGAGATAACGTCGACACGTCGATATACTTGGAGAATGAGGAATGGTCCCTGAACGAGGTTGCGTTGACTACTGAGATGAAGCATTATAACTGCTGTGACATACCCTATGGTTTACTCATAATGACATTGGATATTAGCAGAAAGCCACTGCACGTCATATTCTGTTTGGTGGTACCGAACTTTTTGTTCGTTTCCATTACGATATGCAGCTTCTACATGCCACCACAGTCGAGAGAACGCACAACGCTGGTCATGGCCAACTTCTTGGCGCTCCTCTTCTTACAACAAGTAGTAGTAAATACCATTCCCCGTAAAGGAGATCACTGGCCGACTTTTT CTAAATTCTTCGCTGCTAGCTTTATATGTGTCGGACTATCATGCTGCCTAACTATGTGGATTCTACGTATGCATCACCACAGTACTAATATAAAGGCGGTCCCTGATTGGCTGTTCAATTTAACACAATGCTACATAGCTCCCATTATCTGCATGGGCAGAAATGACAAGCGGTGTTCTGCGCAGCCCGATTTGTTTGAATGGAATCTGAGTATTTCGAGCGACGAGCGTAGCACCGGAAAGTTGGATATGATTACGGAGATAAAGGGAACCTACGTACTTCATGGAAAGGATGACGACATCTCTGAAGATACGATGTCGAACGAAGGTAGAGAACAACAGAATGTTCCAGAAAAACCGGCAGACGAAAAACTTAATAAAATTGTGGAAGAGCTTGAATATTTACGCTCCAGAGTTGAAAATCAACAGAGGCGAGAAGAGATTGTGCATGACTGGAAGCTGGTCTTGGCTGTCATAGACCGAactttcatgattttcctgATTGGGTGTTTTCTGTCTACTTTGTCACTCTCTCTGTGTTGA